The Solanum pennellii chromosome 7, SPENNV200 DNA segment GTCGTCCTTCCACAGGCACGTTATGACTTGATCCACttgagacttcaagattttaaatctatcaGTGAGTATAACTCttccatgtttaaaattatctcacaattaaaattatgtggagaaaataTCACTGACCATGATATGCTGGAAAAAACGTTTTCCACTTTCCCTGCCTCGAGTATGCTTCTGCAGCAGCAATACCGAGAAATGGGATTTAAAAAGTATTCCGAATTAATCTCACATCTCCTTGTTGCTGAACAACATAATGATTTACTGATGAAAAACCATGAAAGTCGACCTACTGGTTCTATGTCATTTCCTGAAGTAAATACGGCAAATTTTCACCAATCTAGACGTGAAAAAGGTCGTGGCCCCAGTCGTGGCCGTGGTCGTGGTCGAGGAAGAAATTTCAATCGTGGTGATCGTCTTGCACTAAATAATAACATTCAACACCAGCAGTGTAAAAAGCAGAATGAAAAACATGACGTAgtgcagaagaaaaattcagaCAACAAATGTTATCGATGTGGAGGAAAAGGACATTGGTTACGTACCTGTCGTACGCCAAGGCACCTGGTTGAGTTATATCAAGCTTCCCTGAAGGAGGTGAAAAATAACGCAGAAGCCAACTTTATCACGGAAGATACTGTTGAACCCATGCATCTAGATGTAGCGGATTTCTTTGAGAATCCCGAAGGAAAGATAGATCACCTGATAGGTGATGGGTCTGTGATAAcgtaaatatatttaattttcgTTGTTTATATGAActagtatgaatatgtttttctagacttgtaaataactaaaacgttgtgtaatatttttgtttagtaataatattacaatatttatttcttttatatcttttatcttGAAGAGTATATGGATACCTCAATGATCAATCATGAAGATATTTGTGTAATTGATAGTGGAACAACGCACACCATATTCAAAGATGAGAAACACTTCTCCTACTTGtttagaagaaaaacaaatgttagtacaatttctggtaattcaaacttaatagaaGGCTCCGGAAGAGCTACTATATTTCTGCCTAAGGGGAGAAAACTTGTCATTGAAGATGCTTTGTTCTCTTCTAAATCCCCAAGAAACCTGTTAAGTTTTAAAGGTATTCGCCGAAATGGATATCATGTTGagacaataaatgaaataaatgttgAATACCTTGGTATTACCAAGATTGTCTCAGACCAGAAATATGTGTTGGAGAAATTATGATCTTTATCTTCTGGCCtgtattatgcaaaaataagtaCTATTAAAGCAAACTCTATCGTAAACCAGAAGTTTACTGACTTAAAGACTTTTGTGCTTTGGCATGACCAAATAGGTCATCTtggatcaataatgatgagacgaatcattgaaaactcaaattgacatccattaaagaacatgaagattcttacaaatgatgagttttcatgtgctGCTTGCTGCCAAGGCAAATTGATTACTAGGCCATCACCAATGAAGGTTAACATTGAATCCCCTCAATTTTTGGAACGaatacatggggatatttgtggacctattcaccaatctagtgggtcgtttagatattttatggtcctaatagacgcatcttcaagatggtctcatgtgtgcctcttATCATCTCGCAACCTGGCGTTTGCAAAATTATACGATTAAGAGCGCAATTTCCAGATTATCCCATTAAGGCAGTTTGCCTTGATAATGCTGGCGAATTCACATCCCAagcttttgatgcttattgCGTATCGGTAGGGATAAAAGTTGAACATTCTGTAGCTCATGTTCCTACTCAAATTGACCTTGCTGAGTCATTTATTAAGCGCTTAGAATTGATAGCAAGACCTCTACTTATGAAAAGTGAGTTGCCTACAACTATTTGGGGTCATGCTATCTTACATGCAACATCACTTGTTCGTCTCAGACcgactcattataataaatactccCCATCACAATTGGTATTTGGCCATGAACCAAATATTGCTCATCTTCAAATTTTTGTATATGCTTTATATGTGCCTGTAGCACCACCTCAGCGCACCAAGATGGAccctcaaagaaggttaggcatatatgttgggtttgattcaCCCTCAATAATTCGCTACCTTGAGCCATTGGCGGGAGATTTATTCACTGcaagatttgcagattgtcgatttgatgaaacaaattttccgcaattagggggagaggaaaacaaacttaaaagtgaaattgcatagaaagtttcatcattatctcattttgatcCACGCTCTCCTGTGTGTGAACAAGAGGTCCAGAAGATCATCCATTtgcaaaacatagcaaatcaaatgccagacgcatttactgattcaaaaaggataacaaagtcaCATATTCCTGAAGTAAATGTGTCTACCGAATCGACGTCCCAAAAGGACCATCTACAAGTGTCATAGCTTCTGAATCACAAATACGCctgaagcgtggtagaccattgggttcaaaagataaaaatcctagaaaaagaagtacaaaaaatgacactacaaaagaatttcacgaagaaattcaagatctgattAATCCTGATATTCCTGAAGAGATCAGTGAACCCGAGACTGAAGTAAATGAAAAACTCTCAATAAGTTCTACAGGTGATGGGATAAGATTAGATCGATCAAAATCATAGTGGAAAATGTTTTCGCATATGATGTTGCACTTAACATTATGCAAGGAAATGAGGATCTTGAACCTTTATTTGTCGAAGAATGTCAACAAAGAcgtgattggccaaaatggcaagaagcaattcaatcagAATTAAATTCACTTGCTAAGCGTGAGGTTTTTGGACCAGTAGTCCAAACACCTAGTGATGTTAAACCAATTGGCTATAAATGGGTCtttgtacgaaaaagaaatgagagataTGAGATTGTAAGATACAAGGCACGCCTTGTTGCACAAGGATTCTCTCAACGACCCGGTGTTgactatgaagaaacatattcacctgttatggatgcaataacttttCGATATCTCATTGATTTAGCTGTatatgaaaatcttgaaattcatctAATGGATGTGGTTACAACTTACCATTacggttcacttgataattaaatttatatgaaagtttCGGAAGGACATAAAATGCCTGAAGCATGTAGTTCAACATCTCGGGAAAGTATTCAATCAGATTACAAAAGTCATTATATAGCTTAAAACAATCAGGGCGCATGTGGTATAATCGCCTCAGTGAGTACTTGATAAAACAAGGTTATATAAACGATGTCATTTgtccttgtatatttattaagaaaataacattggggtttgttattcttgctgtttatgttgatgacattaatctcattggaactccagaagaggttcaaaaggcaattgaatatctaaagaaagaatttgagatgaaagaccttggtaagacaaaaatttgtcttggactacaaatagaatatttagtagacggggtcttcatccatcaatctacctatactgagaaaatcttgaaacgattttacatggacaaagcacatccattaagtactTTAATGGTTGTCTGATCACTTGAAGTGAGtaaggatccattccgacctcaagaagagaatgaggaacCTCTTGGTCCATAAGTAccttatcttagtgcaattggggcacttatgtatcttgctaatgTTACGAGACCTGACATAGcattttctattaatttgtTAGCAAGATATAGTTCTTCCCCTACACAAAGACACTGGAATggagttaaacatatattgcaatatctaaggggaactagtgatatgggtctgttttatactaacaaagatatgcagatcttgttggtca contains these protein-coding regions:
- the LOC114078007 gene encoding uncharacterized protein LOC114078007; translated protein: MGLTDTIQENNQASNQNCAKAMIFLHHHLDEGLKMEYLTVKDPLVLWNNLKDRYDHLKLVVLPQARYDLIHLRLQDFKSISEYNSSMFKIISQLKLCGENITDHDMLEKTFSTFPASSMLLQQQYREMGFKKYSELISHLLVAEQHNDLLMKNHESRPTGSMSFPEVNTANFHQSRREKGRGPSRGRGRGRGRNFNRGDRLALNNNIQHQQCKKQNEKHDVVQKKNSDNKCYRCGGKGHWLRTCRTPRHLVELYQASLKEVKNNAEANFITEDTVEPMHLDVADFFENPEGKIDHLIGDGSVIT